Sequence from the Argentina anserina chromosome 7, drPotAnse1.1, whole genome shotgun sequence genome:
TTAGCACTTGAAATTGGTAAAAGATATACCACAATCacattaaaatttcattactaGCACATTCTACTGCTTGCACGGAACTATGGGCAAAAACAATCAAATGACTTACAAGAAAGAAACTTTTAttataataacaaaaaaaaaaagattatatGTAGTTAGCTACTATCAATCTGATGATCCAACGAtggacagaaaaaaaaacaaataacagTAGATGAACATACCAACGTTGATTGATTATGAGGTCTGAGAACTTTGATTCTTCCACCTCTTCCATCAGTTCCAACAGCAATCAAATGACTGTTATCTTTCGTTGAGTCTAGTCTTGTTATAGATCCATTATTTACACTCTGCTTGCACCATTTTCCCAACCTGTTTGCTCCATCAACTCCAATCAAGCCACCAGAAGGGCCTCCATCCCCTGCATTTTAAGaggaaatcaaaatcaaagttaAGAGTTTATCTGGGAATAATGTTCAGGTAAGATAACTCATCAGTGGAGGAATTGACCAAATCAAACGAAATATGCCTCAATGACATACCTGGTCTAGGAAGCACTTGTGTGATGGGAGAATCCTTAATAATGTTAAGCACAGGGCGTACTTCTTCTAAATCATCAAGAATTACAACATCAGCAGTGGGAGCCTCGGCAATATGAGTCATCTTATCAGTTACTGAGCCGAAAGGTTTGTCTGGTTTCCTTAGCCTAAGGACTGAAGTTCCATTGGTTGTCTCAGAAGCTACCCCTGATCTTAACATGCTAGACTTCTGGCTAGTACTAGGCTCACAGAGTGGGTCTTTCACTTCGGTATTTGAAAGTCCATGTCTAGTTGTAGAGAATTTTGAAGCAACATCATCAATTAAATAGAATGGATCTCTTTCTTCATCATGACCACTGGTACTTGTACCATTTTTAGTAGAATTTGAATCTATCGGGCTAATGAAATTGAAGTGTACTGTCTGGCACAGTGGATCATTTCGCATGCTTCCCATCCTACCCAGTTTATGCTTTGGAGTAAACTGTCTGCTTTGATCTTCTGATGGATTGTTGACAGACACAGAACCAAATTTACAACTAATATTATTCTGAATAATCCTTTCCCCTTCAGGTTCCCTTGAACCTTTTAATGCCCTCAGAACTTCATTGTCCTTGACTTCTGTGGCACTCTCCAATTCTTGTACCCTTGTCTAATAAATGGCACAAAATCACTAATCAGGATGCACTCATAAAAATGAGATTTAATTTAGACATCTCATTAAAAAAACCTCACCTTTAATGTATTCATCTTTTCTTTTAACTTCTCTAGTTCTTCATTAGAATGAGCCTTCTCCTGTGCAAGATCTCTGTGCTTTTTCATCAATTCATTGTATCTAGCCGTCATCTTTTTGGCATGGACCTGGTAAACCCTATGACAAGTATGTGTACACAGAAACCAACATTAAActtgagaaaataataaagGCATACAAGGGTAAAATGAATAGGCAATGACTGCTCGAGTTATAAATTAGATAGAAGAGCTCAAACAAAAGTAAATCAGGTCGTTTAATGCTCACACACAAAAGTAATATTTCCATACTAGGTTTCAAGGTAAAATGGCGAACCTTTCACACGACAACAGGGACCGCTTTAGGCTATCTATCGACTCTTTGTTGTTCACCCCATTACCAAAAGCTGCATAGTTTAGGACTTCCTCTTCTTTCAGATCAAAGTCAGATACCCTACAGTTAAAACCATGTAGTTATATCAGTAGTAGAAAAGAAACAGACAAACTGTTAAGGCTTGGGTGGGACTTCAGGTAAGTGTTACATTCAAATTAATTTCAGTATCCTCAACAGAAATAACTAATAATGCAAAAGAACTCACAATTTGAATGCAGCAAGCTCCTTGGCCAACTTCATATTCTTTTCTTGCAGCCTCACGCATTCCATAGTTACTTTATCAAGCTCCTATGATAAGTTCAAAGCCTTATAACTTGATCCACAGTATATGGTGAACACAAGCAAAGCACCACAGTTGATAATTTACCCCAGATTTCACATGAAGCATCCGTTCCAGGGGTACTTGTTGCTTCAAGGCTTCATTCTTTGATGCAACTGCATCATTTTTTAATGCTACTTCTTTCTTTGCCTGCTCCTTGCATAAACAAAgctggaaaagaaaaaaagaaaaaagagattgGCCATGTAAGTAAGAACTACATGAAGAAAAAGCAAACGGTTCACTTTCAACAAATAAATCACCAAGGATCCAGTCATCCAGAGTTACAATATTCCATCACTGCCCACCAGAAACCATTTATTATTCTAATTATTTAACGAAATTTAAAATGTCAGCTCATATTAAAGTTTCCTCTTtcttaaacagaaaatattcAAGAAACCACAATCTCAACCCTTTTATGTCTTCCAATTTTCCCAACATTACATTTTAAAGCTACCCTTTCATCGCAGGAAATAAAACTTTCTCAGAATTATGTTTCATAAGAACTAAACTCCTTAATCTCAAGCTATCCATTTAATCACTCACTAGTCACTGGCACCAAAATTCCGAATCACCCCCAAAACTCCAAAGCAAATCGTAACCGTCCTGCTTCATTTCTCATCTCCAaattccacaaatcaagagacACAAACAAAACCCCCCAAATTGTATGTCTCAAAACCAACCACAATTAGACCCCAATACCTCCTCAGTCAGCTCCTTGAGACTCTGCCCCTGGCGGTCCAATGCCGAATTAAGCACAACCGTCTTGGACTCCAGCCTCTGCACCTCCTGCCGCAGCGCCTCGCTGTCCTCCCCACAGTCAACGACAACAACCGCTCTCTGCGTGCAGCCGGGATCCACCGACTGGAAGTAAAGCCGGCCGGCATCGGTAGCCTTGCAGCTCTGCTTGCACACCGGGCAGGTGCACTTGTTGTTGGACGAGTACTCGAACCACTGCTGCAAACTAGGGTTTTTATAAAGAGAAACAACAGAAAATGGGGGGAGTCAGCGAGTgaataaagaaaatgaagcgGAAGGGAGAGGATTGGTGGTGTTATAGGGAGGTGGATTGGAGCACCAGAGCTCGTGGAAGACATGGCCGCAGAGGGAGATGGATTGGAGATCCTCGGCGACGGGGCGGAGGTCTTCGTAGCAGATGGAGCAGATGGTCTTTGCGGAGGCGGTCATCGTCTACTGCTCCGCCATTAGGGTGGGCTTTCTCGATTTTCGGGATTTGTTTTTGGGTCGAACTTGAGCGGGAAGAGAAGATGGAGGAGAGGGAAAAATAACTGACCTCTCTTTTCGTCGCACGTGCTTTGCTGTGAAAATAGAGAGAATAGACACGACTGCATCCAGAGTGTGCGAGTTCAACTCACGCCAGACTTCCTTCCGCTCCCCCAGGTCGGGTGGAAGGCTGGCCAAAGTGAAAGCAACCACACCAGAAAGCTGATATGTCTCTAATTTTTAACAAGGCTAGCTAGCTTGATAGCCAAATTAGCTTCCCAAAACAATATATGATATACTAGAGATGAGCATTTCCCCCAAATACAATCAACAACTCGGTCTCTTAGAGACGCCTTCAACCCAATGAAGTGATGGCAGAGAAGCTATCCTCATTCAGCCACTAGCATGGCCATGTATGAAGTTACTTATTTGGTCCATTCTTTGGCTTATCTTAATAGATTTCACAAGCACCAAATAGAATTGGGAAGCACCAAAGCCGTTCACAGTGACTTGCAACTTGtgatttcaaaatttaaaaaaagcTATATGAACTGCAAGCAAGAAACACAACTTCGTGCAACAAATTCATCATTTGTACAGTATAATTTACATGGGGGAAGAACCATCAAATGAAATATGCAGCCCTAGCAAATAAATTAAAGATCTAAAAACTAGGCTTTTTAGGTCCTCCTAGTGTACCTTCAAAATATAAACACACTCgacaaaatgaaatgaaatgaaaaacaatGTGTATATCAGTGATCTGTCCAAAGGATCTGGGTTACTCCAATTTTAACCGGTTCTCCAGCTTAATGTTCGTGCCTCCACATAAATTCGGAACATCCATTCCCTCGTCCCAGGAGCACCTTGATGCCAAACAAAATTTGGAAGTCTTAGTGAACATACAGCTTCTGCATTAACTTGCGCTTGCCCACAAGGAACTAAGTCTGGAAGCAAGTTTTGCACTCTTGTAGTCATCTCTGAGCTCAATAAACCTGATTTTGCATCCGAACCAAAATTGTACAACAAATGAGATAACCTTCTATAAGAATTTGCTACCAAAAGAAATGTAGCTTTACAATTAATCAACGGTCTTGTCTTCAGGAGGTTTTGAATAAAGACAAATCTGGAATTTGGAAAATTGTTCACCCACTGGAAATTATTCATAGTTTTTAACGGGAAGTTAAAGTGAGCTTCATTTGTGTTTTTAAGAGTAGAAGCCTCACCTCTGTGCATCTTTCCGTATGCTAGGGGTACCCTCAAACAAAGTTGAGAGACTCTCGGGAGCAACAATAAAGACATTGGCCATTCTGCAGATTAACGCTCATCCTTACATTCATATTCAAAAACCCAAATGGGTGAAACTGGAAATATAGCCATTTCAAGGAAACTTACATGCCAAGCAATTCAAATTTTTCATCAACAGAAGGAGCATTGAAACTGCGCACGAATTCTCCATATTCAGTTATGTCACGCTTCAGGCGTAGTCCTCCACTGAAAAAGGGAAATAGATGGAACTTGTGAGTTGACGTGAACATCTGTATAGACTAACTAGTTTTGG
This genomic interval carries:
- the LOC126803935 gene encoding uncharacterized protein LOC126803935, whose translation is MTASAKTICSICYEDLRPVAEDLQSISLCGHVFHELCLQQWFEYSSNNKCTCPVCKQSCKATDAGRLYFQSVDPGCTQRAVVVVDCGEDSEALRQEVQRLESKTVVLNSALDRQGQSLKELTEELCLCKEQAKKEVALKNDAVASKNEALKQQVPLERMLHVKSGELDKVTMECVRLQEKNMKLAKELAAFKLVSDFDLKEEEVLNYAAFGNGVNNKESIDSLKRSLLSCERVYQVHAKKMTARYNELMKKHRDLAQEKAHSNEELEKLKEKMNTLKTRVQELESATEVKDNEVLRALKGSREPEGERIIQNNISCKFGSVSVNNPSEDQSRQFTPKHKLGRMGSMRNDPLCQTVHFNFISPIDSNSTKNGTSTSGHDEERDPFYLIDDVASKFSTTRHGLSNTEVKDPLCEPSTSQKSSMLRSGVASETTNGTSVLRLRKPDKPFGSVTDKMTHIAEAPTADVVILDDLEEVRPVLNIIKDSPITQVLPRPGDGGPSGGLIGVDGANRLGKWCKQSVNNGSITRLDSTKDNSHLIAVGTDGRGGRIKVLRPHNQSTLDSKSTSRGPKRCKYGAKTNSLQSQGCLQMEHFFGRSGK